In Francisella hispaniensis FSC454, a genomic segment contains:
- the rpoC gene encoding DNA-directed RNA polymerase subunit beta', with protein MNNGILHQNYNSKKFDIIKISLASPEVIRSWSHGEVKKPETINYRTFKPERDGLFCAKIFGPIKDYECLCGKYKRLKHRGVVCERCGVEVEQAKVRRERMGHIDLVCPVVHIWYLKSLPSRIGLFLDMPLKNVEKVLYFESYIVTDPGMTPLEKKQLLTDEEYAEALENYGYEFEASMGAEAIRDLLADTDIESEIELLQAEYEESKSTAKKEKAIKRLRLLETFQASGNKPEWMVMTVLPVLPPDLRPLVPIEGGRFATSDLNDLYRRVINRNNRLKKLLDLNAPDIIVRNEKRMLQEAVDALLDNGRRGRAVTGSNKRPLKSLADMIKGKQGRFRQNLLGKRVDYSGRSVITVGPSLRLHECGLPKKMALELFKPFVYSKLRLGGHATTIKQAKRMVELEEAVVWDILETVINEHPVLLNRAPTLHRLGIQAFEPRLIEGKAIQLHPLVCAAFNADFDGDQMAVHVPLTVESQLEARVLMMSTNNILSPASGQPIITPTQDIVLGLYYITREKEGARGEGKLFSSYEDVSRAYNSGTIDIHAKIKLRIDRQVFDTKGNTYNEKGVVNTTVGRALLLNILPEGLSFSLLNKVLVKKEISKIINQAFRVLGGKATVVLADKLMYAGFKYSTLSGVSVGVDDMTIPDNKEAKIEEAEKEIKQITEQYQSSLITENERYNNIINIWSKTSDEVGASMMDAISKDTVTINGEKKEIESFNSVYMMAKSGARGSYNQMRQLAGMRGLMAKPDGTMIETAITANFREGLSVLQYFTSTHGARKGLADTALKTANAGYLTRRLVDVAQDLVVIEEDCGTDDGLMFSAIVEDGEVKVPLVERALGRTLAADVVTEKGVVLLEAGTLLDENLVELLDDNGIDMIKVRSPITCKTRRGLCAKCYGRDLARERQVNVGESVGVIAAQSIGEPGTQLTMRTFHTGGAASLGITVSDIKVKTAGKIKFKNIRTVTNKEGQEIVISRAGEIIVSDTMGRVREQHKIPMGAVLPLASGKAVEIGDVIAMWDPHAQPLITDVAGKVILEDVIDGITSKHTYDDLTGQQTIEITSISQKTTSKNLKPVVKIVDEKGAELKSIPLAVGAVLNVADDSILEVGDIVAKIPLEGSKNKDITGGLPRVAELFEARRPKDAAILSPCDGMVRLGNRDTKEKQRIEIIDKNGHILEEILLPKSRHLVVFDGEQVSRGDVLADGPTDPHDLLKYKGLEEFADYILIEAQSVYRMQGVVINDKHIETIVRQMLRKAVILDEGDSKFVKDESIELVRILEENDKLRKQGKKEVEYELVLMGITRSSLSTESFLSAASFQETTRVLTEASINSQIDNLRGLKENVLIGRLIPTGTGLAVRKESNKIEKMREELGVEDNMVFTDLSSFSPEEVSFDSIQSQKEDKDINEDIEESLRNALESLDF; from the coding sequence GTGAATAACGGTATCCTACATCAAAATTACAATAGTAAAAAGTTTGATATTATTAAAATATCTTTAGCATCACCTGAGGTTATTCGTTCGTGGTCTCATGGTGAAGTTAAAAAACCAGAAACTATAAACTATAGAACATTTAAGCCTGAAAGAGACGGATTATTCTGTGCTAAGATATTTGGTCCGATAAAAGACTATGAATGCTTATGCGGTAAGTACAAAAGACTTAAGCACCGTGGCGTAGTATGTGAGCGTTGTGGTGTTGAGGTTGAGCAAGCTAAAGTAAGAAGAGAAAGAATGGGGCATATTGATTTAGTATGTCCTGTAGTGCATATTTGGTATCTAAAGTCTTTACCTTCTAGAATTGGTTTATTCTTGGATATGCCATTAAAGAATGTTGAGAAAGTTTTATACTTTGAGTCATACATAGTTACTGACCCAGGTATGACTCCATTAGAGAAAAAACAACTTCTTACAGATGAAGAGTATGCTGAAGCATTAGAAAATTATGGTTATGAGTTTGAAGCATCTATGGGTGCTGAAGCAATAAGAGATTTATTAGCAGATACTGATATCGAGTCAGAGATCGAGTTACTTCAAGCTGAATATGAAGAGAGTAAATCTACCGCGAAGAAAGAAAAAGCTATTAAGAGATTAAGACTTCTTGAAACTTTCCAAGCTTCTGGTAATAAACCTGAGTGGATGGTAATGACAGTATTACCTGTATTACCACCGGATTTAAGACCATTGGTACCAATCGAAGGAGGTAGATTTGCGACTTCTGATCTTAATGATTTATATCGTAGGGTAATTAATAGAAATAATAGACTTAAAAAACTATTAGACTTAAATGCTCCTGATATTATCGTCAGAAATGAAAAGAGAATGTTACAAGAAGCGGTAGATGCTTTATTAGATAATGGTAGACGTGGTAGAGCAGTAACAGGCTCTAACAAAAGACCACTTAAATCATTAGCAGATATGATTAAGGGTAAACAAGGTCGTTTCCGTCAAAACTTATTAGGTAAGCGTGTTGACTATTCTGGTCGTTCAGTAATTACAGTAGGTCCATCACTTAGACTTCATGAATGTGGTTTACCTAAGAAGATGGCACTAGAGTTATTCAAACCATTTGTATACTCTAAGCTAAGGTTAGGCGGCCATGCAACTACTATCAAACAGGCTAAGAGAATGGTTGAGCTTGAGGAAGCTGTGGTATGGGATATTCTTGAAACTGTAATTAATGAGCATCCGGTATTACTAAACCGTGCTCCTACATTACATAGACTAGGTATTCAAGCGTTTGAGCCTAGACTTATTGAAGGTAAGGCTATACAGCTACATCCATTAGTTTGTGCCGCGTTTAACGCTGACTTTGATGGTGACCAAATGGCTGTACACGTACCATTAACAGTTGAGTCGCAACTAGAAGCTAGAGTATTAATGATGTCAACAAACAACATCTTATCACCAGCATCTGGTCAACCTATTATTACTCCTACTCAGGATATTGTATTAGGTCTATACTATATTACTAGAGAAAAAGAGGGTGCTCGTGGCGAGGGTAAGTTATTCTCTAGTTATGAAGATGTAAGCAGAGCTTACAACTCAGGTACTATAGATATCCATGCTAAGATTAAACTAAGAATAGATAGACAAGTATTTGATACTAAAGGTAACACATACAATGAGAAAGGTGTAGTTAATACCACTGTTGGTAGAGCACTTTTATTAAATATACTACCTGAAGGTTTATCTTTCTCCTTATTAAACAAAGTACTAGTTAAGAAAGAAATTTCTAAAATTATTAATCAGGCATTTAGAGTCTTAGGTGGTAAAGCTACGGTAGTTTTAGCAGATAAGTTAATGTATGCAGGTTTCAAATATTCAACATTGTCAGGTGTTTCTGTAGGTGTTGATGATATGACTATTCCTGATAACAAAGAAGCTAAAATTGAAGAAGCAGAAAAAGAAATTAAGCAAATTACCGAACAGTATCAGTCTTCATTAATTACTGAAAATGAGAGATATAACAATATTATCAATATTTGGAGTAAGACTTCAGATGAGGTTGGAGCTTCGATGATGGATGCTATATCTAAAGACACTGTTACTATTAACGGTGAGAAAAAAGAAATTGAGTCATTCAACTCTGTATATATGATGGCTAAATCAGGTGCGAGAGGTTCTTACAACCAAATGAGACAGCTTGCAGGTATGCGTGGTCTGATGGCAAAACCAGATGGGACGATGATTGAAACTGCAATTACAGCAAACTTTAGAGAAGGTCTGTCAGTATTGCAGTACTTTACATCTACTCACGGTGCGCGTAAAGGTCTAGCTGATACAGCTCTTAAGACAGCTAACGCAGGTTATCTGACGCGTAGACTAGTTGATGTGGCTCAAGATTTAGTTGTTATTGAAGAAGATTGTGGTACTGATGATGGTTTGATGTTCTCAGCTATTGTTGAAGATGGTGAAGTCAAAGTTCCTCTAGTGGAGCGAGCTTTAGGAAGAACTTTAGCGGCAGATGTGGTTACTGAGAAGGGGGTTGTATTGCTTGAAGCAGGTACTTTATTAGATGAGAATCTTGTTGAGTTACTTGATGATAATGGTATTGATATGATCAAAGTCAGATCACCAATAACTTGTAAAACACGCAGAGGATTATGTGCTAAGTGTTATGGTCGTGATCTAGCGCGTGAAAGACAAGTTAATGTTGGTGAATCTGTAGGTGTAATTGCTGCTCAATCAATTGGTGAGCCAGGTACGCAGCTGACAATGAGAACATTCCACACTGGTGGTGCCGCGTCTTTAGGTATTACAGTTTCTGACATTAAAGTTAAAACTGCTGGTAAGATTAAGTTTAAGAATATTAGAACTGTAACTAACAAAGAAGGTCAAGAAATTGTTATATCTCGTGCAGGTGAGATTATCGTTTCTGATACTATGGGTAGAGTGAGAGAACAGCATAAGATCCCTATGGGTGCAGTCCTTCCTTTAGCTAGTGGTAAAGCTGTAGAAATTGGTGATGTAATTGCTATGTGGGATCCGCATGCTCAGCCATTAATTACAGATGTTGCTGGTAAAGTTATTCTTGAGGATGTGATTGATGGTATAACGTCTAAACATACCTATGATGATTTGACTGGTCAGCAAACTATTGAGATAACTTCAATATCTCAAAAAACAACATCTAAAAACTTAAAACCAGTTGTTAAGATTGTTGATGAAAAAGGTGCTGAGCTTAAGTCAATACCTCTAGCAGTTGGAGCAGTACTAAATGTTGCTGATGATTCTATACTAGAGGTTGGTGATATCGTAGCTAAGATTCCTCTAGAAGGGTCTAAGAACAAAGATATTACTGGAGGTCTTCCACGTGTTGCTGAGCTTTTCGAAGCTAGACGTCCTAAAGATGCGGCAATACTTTCTCCATGTGATGGTATGGTTAGGCTTGGTAACAGAGACACTAAAGAGAAACAGCGTATTGAGATTATAGATAAAAATGGCCATATTCTTGAAGAGATATTATTACCTAAGTCTCGTCACCTAGTAGTTTTTGATGGTGAACAGGTTTCTAGGGGTGATGTTTTAGCTGATGGTCCTACTGATCCACATGATTTGCTTAAGTACAAAGGTCTTGAAGAATTTGCTGATTATATCCTTATCGAAGCACAGTCTGTATATCGTATGCAAGGTGTTGTAATCAATGATAAGCATATTGAGACAATTGTAAGACAAATGTTAAGAAAAGCTGTAATCCTTGATGAAGGTGATAGTAAGTTTGTCAAAGATGAAAGTATTGAGTTAGTAAGAATACTTGAAGAAAATGATAAACTGCGTAAGCAAGGTAAAAAAGAAGTTGAGTATGAGCTCGTATTAATGGGTATTACACGTTCTTCTTTATCTACGGAGTCATTCTTATCAGCTGCTTCTTTCCAAGAAACAACAAGAGTGCTTACTGAGGCTTCGATAAATTCACAAATTGATAATTTAAGAGGACTTAAAGAAAATGTTCTTATCGGTAGATTAATACCAACAGGTACTGGTCTAGCAGTAAGAAAAGAATCAAATAAGATTGAAAAAATGCGAGAAGAACTAGGGGTTGAAGATAATATGGTGTTTACTGATTTATCATCTTTTAGTCCTGAAGAAGTTTCTTTTGATAGTATTCAATCTCAAAAAGAAGATAAAGATATTAATGAAGATATTGAAGAGTCATTAAGAAACGCTCTTGAGTCACTAGATTTCTAA